From a region of the Daphnia pulicaria isolate SC F1-1A chromosome 1, SC_F0-13Bv2, whole genome shotgun sequence genome:
- the LOC124341545 gene encoding glutamate-gated chloride channel-like — translation MTTAHILALLAVLTACSFPTSEANQKQNGPNKKVNFREMEKQILDKILGPAHYDRRIRPSAANGTDGPTIVDINLMFRGISDISDNKMQFSVILTFREEWLDDRLKFENIQGRMKYLTLNDPSKVWMPDLFFSNEREGHFHNIIVPNVYVRIFPNGWVLYSIRISLTLSCPMNLKLFPLDRQTCSLSMGSYGWTTDDLVFLWRAGDPVQVAKNLQLPRFALEKFKTDSCNSKTNTGEYSCLKVDLLFRREFSYYLITIYIPCCMLVIVSWVSFWLDANAVPARVSLGVTTLLTMATQTTGINNSLPPVSYTKAIDVWTGVCLTFVFGALLEFALVNYASRSDAHREKMKKQRKQWEMEHQAALDAMAADGLLDDRNSFAMKPLVPASTEVIFMEDGRDRKQQRNDGMPTETFCRTWIGTYTLRSKRIDVISRIIFPLVFAVFNMAYWSTYLNQDDDTI, via the exons ATGACGACGGCCCATATCCTGGCATTGCTGGCCGTCTTGACAGCTTGCTCCTTTCCGACGTCAGA AGCCAACCAGAAACAAAATGGACCCAACAAGAAAGTCAACTTTCGTGAAATGGAGAAACAAATTCTCGACAAGATTTTGGGACCGGCTCACTACGATCGTCGCATCCGACCCTCGGCTGCCAACGGAACAG ATGGTCCCACCATCGTCGACATCAACCTCATGTTTCGTGGCATCTCCGACATCAGCGACAACAAAATG caATTCAGCGTGATCCTGACGTTTCGAGAAGAGTGGCTCGACGATCGCCTCAAGTTTGAAAATATCCAAG GTCGGATGAAATATCTCACTCTCAACGATCCGAGCAAAGTGTGGATGCCGGACTTGTTTTTCTCCAACGAACGCGAGGGACACTTCCACAACATCATTGTGCCCAATGTCTACGTGAGAATCTTCCCAAATGGATGGGTCTTGTACAGTATCCG AATTTCTCTGACGCTCTCGTGCCCGATGAACCTCAAACTGTTCCCGCTGGATAGACAAACCTGCTCGCTATCCATGGGCAGCT ACGGATGGACGACGGACGATTTGGTTTTCCTATGGCGAGCCGGCGATCCAGTGCAAGTCGCCAAAAATCTGCAGCTGCCGCGATTTGCTCTCGAGAAATTCAAAACGGACTCGTGCAACAGCAAGACCAATACAG GAGAGTACTCGTGCCTGAAAGTGGATCTCCTGTTCAGAAGAGAATTCTCCTACTACTTGATTACCATCTACATTCCTTGCTGCATGTTAGTCATCGTATCATGGGTGTCTTTCTGGCTGGACGCCAACGCAGTGCCGGCTCGTGTATCGCTCGGAGTCACCACCCTACTCACGATGGCCACCCAAACGACCGGTATCAACAACTCACTTCCGCCAGTCTCCTACACAAAA GCCATTGACGTGTGGACTGGTGTATGCTTGACGTTCGTCTTTGGAGCGCTGCTGGAATTTGCCCTCGTCAACTACGCTTCGCGATCCGATGCGCATCGGGAGAAGATGAAAAAACAGCGCAAACAGTGGGAAATGGAACACCAAGCTGCTTTAGATGCTATGGCCGCTGACGGTCTTCTTGACGATCGCAATTCTTTTGCTATG AAACCGCTGGTTCCAGCTAGTACCGAAGTCATCTTCATGGAAGATGGACGTGATCGTAAGCAGCAGAGAAACGACGGTATGCCAACAGAAACGTTTTGTCGCACCTGGATAGGTACGTACACGTTGCGATCGAAACGCATCGATGTCATCTCCCGCATTATTTTCCCCCTAGTATTCGCTGTGTTTAACATGGCTTACTGGAGCACTTATCTCAATCAAGACGATGATACGATTTAA